From Pseudomonas sp. stari2:
CAGGCGCGGATCGATTCGATACTCGACGCCGCGCGCACGCTGCTGGCCGCCGAGGGCGTGGCGAGCCTGTCGATCTACAGCGTGGCCGAGCGCGCGCAGATTCCGCCCTCCTCGGTCTACCACTTCTTCGCCAGCGTCCCCGCGCTGCTCGAAGCGCTGACGGCGGATGTCCACGCGGCTTTCCGCGCCTGCCTGCAGGCGCCGATCGATCACGACGCTCTGCGCGACTGGCGCGACCTGTCCCGTCTGGTCGAACAACGGATGCTGGAGATCTACGACGAAGACGCGGCCGCCCGCCAACTGATCCTCGCGCAACACGGCCTTACCGAAGTCACCCAGGCCGACCGCCAGCATGACCTCGAACTCGGCGACCTGATGCACAAGCTGTTCGATCACCACTTCGAACTGCCCAAACTGCCGGATGACGTGGACGTGTTCGCGCTGGCCATGGAACTGGGCGACCGCGTTTACGCCCGCTCGGTGCAGCAGCACGGGCAGATCACCCCGCGCATGGCCGAGGAAGGGATGCGGGTGTTCGATGCCTACATCAGCTTGTATCTGCCGCCGTATCTGCCCAAGCGGACTCTCTAGCGCCGCACGACAGACACAAAAAAACCCGAAGGGCTCACACCCTTCGGGGTCGTTTTTTACTCACAGGCTTACAACTTGGCGATGGACACCTCGGTGGATTTCACGAAGGCGATCACTTCGCTGCCTACCTCCAGTTCCAGCTCCTTGACCGAACGGGTGGTGATCACCGAAGTGACGATGCCGGAAGCGGTCTGCACGTCGATTTCCGACAGCACGTCGCCGAGAACGATCTCTTTGATCGCGCCTTTGAACTGGTTGCGTACGTTGATGGCTTTGATAGTCATGGCATTGATTCCTGTCGTTTGCTTGAGTTATTGAGCCCAACGCAATTGCGTAGGCAAGGGTGAAACAGGTTCCGGCGCCGGCGGCTCGCCGGGCAGGGACAACACACGGTTGAGCACTTCGGTTTCCAGTGCGGCCAGGCGATGGGAGCCACGCACCCGAGGGCGCGGCAGCTCCACTTGCAGGTCGAGACCGACTTCGCCGTCCTCGATCAGAATCACCCGGTCGGCAATCGCCACCGCTTCACTGACGTCGTGGGTCACCAGTAACACGGTGAATCCATGCTGCTGCCAGAGACGTTCGATCAGTTGCTGCATCTCGATCCGGGTCAGGGCATCCAGTGCGCCCAGTGGCTCGTCGAGCAACAGCAGACGCGGTTGATGAATCAAGGCGCGCGCCAACGCCACACGCTGCTTCTGCCCGCCGGACAGGGCTGCCGGCCATTCATTGGCGCGATCCGCAAGACCGACCGCATCCAGCGCTTCCAGCGCCTGCGGACGCCAGTCGCCCTTGAGGCCGAGACCGACGTTGTCGATGATCTTTTTCCAGGGCAGCAGCCGTGCTTCCTGGAACATCAGCCGGGTGTCTTCCCGCGCATCGCTGAGCGGCGCGGCACCCGCGAGCAGATCGCCGCCGGTGGGCTGATCAAGGCCGGCGAGCAAGCGCAGCAAGGTGCTCTTGCCGCATCCGCTGCGCCCGACCACGGCGACGAACTGTCCCGCCGGAATGTGCAGGTCGATGTCACGCAACACCTGTCGCGCGCCGAAGGTCTTCTGCAGGTTGCGCACTACCAGCGGAATCCCGCGTAGCAGGCGTGGAGGTTGTTGAGCCGTCATGCCGCACCTCCTTTCGCCACTTGATACGCCGGATGCCAGCGCAACCACACACGTTCAAGTCCACGGGCCGCGAGGTCGGCCAGCTTGCCGAGCACCGCGTACAGCAGGATCGCCAGCACCACCACGTCGGTCTGCAAAAACTCCCGGGCATTCATCGCCAGATAACCGATGCCGGAACTGGCGGAGATGGTTTCCGCCACGATCAGCGTCAGCCACATGAAGCCCAGGGCAAAGCGCACACCGACCAGAATCGAAGGCAGCGCGCCCGGTAGAATCACCTGCCAGAACAGGCTGAAACCGGACAGGCCATAACTGCGCGCCATCTCCACCAGCGCCGGGTCGACGTTACGGATGCCGTGATAGGTGTTGAGGTAAATCGGGAACAGCGTGCCCAATGCCACCAGGAAAATCTTCGCCGACTCATCGATGCCGAACCACAGGATCACCAGCGGAATCAGCGCCAGATGCGGCACGTTGCGGATCATCTGCACCGAGCTGTCGAGCAGGCGCTCGCCCCACTTCGACAGGCCGGTGATGAAGCCCAACACCAACCCGATGCTGCCACCGATGGTGAAGCCCAGCGCGGCGCGCCAGCCGCTGATCGCCAGGTGCGTCCAGATTTCGCCGCTACGCACCAGGCTCACGCCAGCTTCGATCACCGCTACCGGTGCCGGCAGAATCCGTGTCGACAACCAACCGGCCGACACCGACAACTGCCACACCGCCAGCAACAACACCGGCAACGCCCAGGGCGCAAGGCTGTGGATGAGTTTCTTCATGGCGGCGCCTCAGCTCTGGGACGCGGCTTTGGGAAGAATGTCGTTGGCCACCATCTCGCCGAACGGGCTGACATAACCGGCGCTCTTCGGTAATTCCGGGCGCTCGACGTCGAGGTGCGGAAACAGCAGCTCGGCCACGCGATACGATTCTTCGAGGTGTGGATAACCGGAGAAGATGAAGGTATCAATGCCCAGATCCGCGTATTCCTTCACCCGTGCAGCCACGGTCGGGCCGTCGCCCACCAGTGCCGTGCCGGCACCGCCGCGCACCAGACCAACGCCGGCCCACAGGTTCGGGCTGACTTCGAGGTTGTCACGGCTGCCACCGTGCAGCGCGGCCATCCGTTGCTGGCCGACCGAATCGAACCGCGCCAGCGAAGCCTGGGCACGTTTGATAGTGTCGTCGTCCAGATGCGAGATCAGGCGATCCGCTGCTTGCCAGGCTTCGGCGTTGGTTTCCCGCACGATCACGTGCAGACGAATGCCGAAGCGTACAGTGCGTCCGAGCTTCGCGGCTTTGGCGCGAACCTGTTCGATCTTCTCGGCGACTGCCGCTGGCGGCTCGCCCCAGGTCAAGACCATTTCCACTTGTTCGGCGGCCAGATCCTGCGCCGCTTCCGAAGAGCCACCGAAGTACAGCGGCGGACGTGGTTGCTGGATCGGCGGATAGAGCAATTTTGCGCCCTTCACGCTGATGTGCTCGCCGTCGTAATCCACGGTTTCGCCTTCCAGCACCCGACGCCAGATCCGGGTGAACTCCACCGAGGCCTGATAGCGCGCTTCGTGATCGAGGAACAGACCATCGCCGGCCAGCTCTTCCGGATCGCCGCCGGTCACCAGGTTGAACAGCGCACGACCGCCGGACAGACGATCCAGAGTCGCCGCCTGACGCGCCGCCACCGTCGGGGAAATGATCCCGGGGCGCAGGGCGACCAGAAATTTCAGGCGCTGGGTCACCGGAATCAGCGATGCCGCCACCAGCCACGAATCCTCGCAGGAGCGGCCGGTGGGAATCAGCACGCCGCCGAAGCCCAGTCGATCCGCCGCTTGCGCGACCTGTTGCAGATAGCCGTGGTCGACGGCGCGGGCGCCTTCGGCGGTGCCAAGGTAATGGCCGTCGCCGTGGGTAGGCAGGAACCAGAAGATGTTGAGGCTCATGGAGTGGTCTCCTTGGGGATTCAAATTACTGCGCTTTTGCCACAGCGGCCGGTGGGGTCCAGATCACGTCCTTGATGCTCAACGGCTTGGGAATCAGCTTGAGCTGGTAGAAGGTGTCGGCGATTTTCTGCTGCGCGGCGACCACTTCCGGGGTCAGGAACAGCGCGCCGTAGCCCTGGCGTTTCACCGAGGTCAGGGTGATGTCTGCCGGCAAGCCGAGCAGCGGCGCGACCTGTTGGGTCACGTCTTGCGGGTTGGCCTTGGACCACTCGCCGACGGCGCGCACTTCTTCCACGAGGGTCTTGATCACCTCGGGATTTTTCTGTGCGTAGGGTTTGGTTGCCAGGTAGAACTGGTGGTTGTCGACGATGCCTTTGCCGTCGCGCAGGGTGTGCGCTTGCAGTTGTTGCTCGGCAGCGGCCTGGTACGGGTCCCAGATGACCCAGGCGTCGACGCTGCCACGCTCGAACGCGGCGCGGGCATCGGCCGGCGGCAGGAATACGGTTTGAATGTCGGTGTACTTGAGGCCGGCGTCCTCCAGCGCACGCACCAGCAGGTAGTGGACGTTGGAGCCTTTGTTCAGGGCGACTTTCTTGCCCTTCAGATCCGCCACCGATTTGATTGGCGAGTCTTTCGGCACGAGGATCGCTTCACTGTTCGGCGCGGGCGGCTCGTAGGCCACGTAGAGCAGGTCGGCACCGGCCGCCTGAGCGAAGACCGGCGGGGTTTCGCCGGTGACGCCGAAGTCGATCGAGCCGACGTTCAAGCCTTCCAGCAGTTGCGGGCCGCCGGGGAATTCAGTCCATTGCACGTCGACGCCTTGGGCGGCGAGGCGTTTTTCCAGGGTGCCCTTGGCCTTGAGCAGCACCAGCGTGCCGTACTTCTGATAACCGATCCGCAACGTCTCGGCTTGAGCTTGAGTGATGGCGCCGAAGGTGACAGCCGCAGCAAACAGAGCGACCAGACCACGACGCAAAAATACAGTGCGCATAGCGCTCTCCTTTTTGCTGTTGGGTTTTGGCTGCACCTGCTTGCCCGTTGGCGGGCGAGTAAGGCCAGTACTTCAAATTTCGATGTGGCTCAAATGCTCCAGCGAGCACTCAACAAACGTTCGTTCAATAAGCCCGGTTCCAGCGGCTTCGGCCGACGGGCCATAGCACTGACAAACTGATCCAGCGCTTCGTGCAGCCGCTGTTCCAGGGCTGGTGCCAGCTGCGCCGCAGCACTGCCTTCGCCGTAAGCGATCTGGCTGTCCTCGGCAAAAATCCCTTGCAGCATTTCCTGGGCTTTCAACGCCGACAGCACCGGTTTGAGGGCGTAATCGACCACCAGCATGTGGGCGATGCTGCCGCCCGTGGCCATCGGCAAGACAATCTTGTGATTCAGGGCGCGTTCGGGCAGCAGATCCAGCACGGTCTTCAGTGCGCCGGAGAACGACGCCTTGTAGACCGGGGTGGCGATCAGCAGGCCATCGGCGTTTTCAATCTGTTGCAGCAGGTCGAGCACCTTCGGGCTGTCGAAGCGAGCGTGGAGCAGGTCTTCGGCCGGGAAGTCCCGCACCTGATAACTCACCACTTCCACCCCTTGCTGCTGCAACCAGCGTTGCGAGCGCTCCAGCAATACCCCGGAACGGGAGCGTTGACTGGGACTGCCACCGAGTGAGACGACCAGCATTCAGACGATTCCTTACGCGTTACAGGCGATTCGCGGGTTGCGATCTCGCTTCAATGGAAAGACCTTACCAGCTCATTTATATATCTATAAATCATATTTATTCATTTGGTTATTCATTGTAGAGATATACATTTCACTTTCTTCCGGGCAAAAAAACAGGCCGTCAAAACGGCCTGAAACCCTGCATCGTGGTTTTTGCTGATCACCCCCACGCAGAACTTGGGAACGATCCGAGGAAGGTTACTTGTTCGGCTGCGGCGTCAGGCGCAGGTACGGCTTCACCGCGCGATAGCCTTTCGGAAAGCGTTGCTTGATTTCGTCTTCGTCCTTGAGCGACGGCACGATCACCACTTCTTCCCCGTCCTGCCAATTGGCCGGCGTGGCCACCTTGTAGTTGTCGGTGAGCTGCAACGAGTCGATCACCCGCAGAATTTCGTGGAAGTTGCGCCCGGTGCTTGCCGGGTAGGTGATGGTCAGGCGGATCTTCTTGTTCGGATCGATCACGAAC
This genomic window contains:
- a CDS encoding TetR/AcrR family transcriptional regulator is translated as MTRPAPVRKPRARSQARIDSILDAARTLLAAEGVASLSIYSVAERAQIPPSSVYHFFASVPALLEALTADVHAAFRACLQAPIDHDALRDWRDLSRLVEQRMLEIYDEDAAARQLILAQHGLTEVTQADRQHDLELGDLMHKLFDHHFELPKLPDDVDVFALAMELGDRVYARSVQQHGQITPRMAEEGMRVFDAYISLYLPPYLPKRTL
- a CDS encoding molybdopterin-binding protein, translated to MTIKAINVRNQFKGAIKEIVLGDVLSEIDVQTASGIVTSVITTRSVKELELEVGSEVIAFVKSTEVSIAKL
- the ssuB gene encoding aliphatic sulfonates ABC transporter ATP-binding protein, which codes for MTAQQPPRLLRGIPLVVRNLQKTFGARQVLRDIDLHIPAGQFVAVVGRSGCGKSTLLRLLAGLDQPTGGDLLAGAAPLSDAREDTRLMFQEARLLPWKKIIDNVGLGLKGDWRPQALEALDAVGLADRANEWPAALSGGQKQRVALARALIHQPRLLLLDEPLGALDALTRIEMQQLIERLWQQHGFTVLLVTHDVSEAVAIADRVILIEDGEVGLDLQVELPRPRVRGSHRLAALETEVLNRVLSLPGEPPAPEPVSPLPTQLRWAQ
- the ssuC gene encoding aliphatic sulfonate ABC transporter permease SsuC, with the protein product MKKLIHSLAPWALPVLLLAVWQLSVSAGWLSTRILPAPVAVIEAGVSLVRSGEIWTHLAISGWRAALGFTIGGSIGLVLGFITGLSKWGERLLDSSVQMIRNVPHLALIPLVILWFGIDESAKIFLVALGTLFPIYLNTYHGIRNVDPALVEMARSYGLSGFSLFWQVILPGALPSILVGVRFALGFMWLTLIVAETISASSGIGYLAMNAREFLQTDVVVLAILLYAVLGKLADLAARGLERVWLRWHPAYQVAKGGAA
- the ssuD gene encoding FMNH2-dependent alkanesulfonate monooxygenase; protein product: MSLNIFWFLPTHGDGHYLGTAEGARAVDHGYLQQVAQAADRLGFGGVLIPTGRSCEDSWLVAASLIPVTQRLKFLVALRPGIISPTVAARQAATLDRLSGGRALFNLVTGGDPEELAGDGLFLDHEARYQASVEFTRIWRRVLEGETVDYDGEHISVKGAKLLYPPIQQPRPPLYFGGSSEAAQDLAAEQVEMVLTWGEPPAAVAEKIEQVRAKAAKLGRTVRFGIRLHVIVRETNAEAWQAADRLISHLDDDTIKRAQASLARFDSVGQQRMAALHGGSRDNLEVSPNLWAGVGLVRGGAGTALVGDGPTVAARVKEYADLGIDTFIFSGYPHLEESYRVAELLFPHLDVERPELPKSAGYVSPFGEMVANDILPKAASQS
- a CDS encoding sulfonate ABC transporter substrate-binding protein: MRTVFLRRGLVALFAAAVTFGAITQAQAETLRIGYQKYGTLVLLKAKGTLEKRLAAQGVDVQWTEFPGGPQLLEGLNVGSIDFGVTGETPPVFAQAAGADLLYVAYEPPAPNSEAILVPKDSPIKSVADLKGKKVALNKGSNVHYLLVRALEDAGLKYTDIQTVFLPPADARAAFERGSVDAWVIWDPYQAAAEQQLQAHTLRDGKGIVDNHQFYLATKPYAQKNPEVIKTLVEEVRAVGEWSKANPQDVTQQVAPLLGLPADITLTSVKRQGYGALFLTPEVVAAQQKIADTFYQLKLIPKPLSIKDVIWTPPAAVAKAQ
- the ssuE gene encoding NADPH-dependent FMN reductase produces the protein MLVVSLGGSPSQRSRSGVLLERSQRWLQQQGVEVVSYQVRDFPAEDLLHARFDSPKVLDLLQQIENADGLLIATPVYKASFSGALKTVLDLLPERALNHKIVLPMATGGSIAHMLVVDYALKPVLSALKAQEMLQGIFAEDSQIAYGEGSAAAQLAPALEQRLHEALDQFVSAMARRPKPLEPGLLNERLLSARWSI